One Betta splendens chromosome 8, fBetSpl5.4, whole genome shotgun sequence DNA segment encodes these proteins:
- the rhot1a gene encoding mitochondrial Rho GTPase 1-A isoform X2: MRKDVRILLVGEPKVGKTSLIMSLVSEEFPDEVPLRAEEITIPADVTPERVPTHIVDYSEAEQSEEQLYQEISKANVICIVYSVNNKKSIEKVTSHWIPLINDRTDKDSRVPLILVGNKSDLVEHSSMETILPIMNQYQDIETCVECSAKNLKNISELFYYAQKAVLHPTGPLYCPEEKELKASCIKALTRIFKVSDLDNDGILNDNELNFFQRTCFNTPLAPQALEDVKNVVRRNMSDGVKDNGLTLKGFLFLHTLFIQRGRHETTWTVLRRFGYDDDLELTQEYLFPIIKIPPDCTTELNHNAYLFLQSVFDKHDKDRDCALSPDEVKDLFKVFPYMPWGPDVNNTVCTNDQGWITYQGYLSQWTLTTYLDVQRSLEYLGYLGYSIIYEQESQAAAITVTRNKRIDLQKKQTQRSVFRCNVLGARGSGKSGFLQAFLGKNLQRQKRIREDHKSFYAISTTYVYGQEKYLLLHEVMPDFDFLSEADLACDVVCLVYDVNNPRSFEYCAKVYKQYFIDSKTPCVVIAGKSDLHEVRQHYSLSPHEFCRKHKLHPPQPFTCNTTDAPSKDLYTRLTTMAMYPHMAQADLKNSTFWLRASVGATVFAVLGFAMYRALLKQR, encoded by the exons ATGAGGAAAGACGTCAGGATATTGCTGGTCGGGGAAC CCAAAGTGGGGAAGACATCACTGATTATGTCTCTTGTCAGTGAAGAGTTTCCTGATGAG GTTCCTCTTCGAGCTGAGGAAATTACTATTCCAGCTGATGTCACCCCAGAGAGGGTTCCCACTCACATTGTGGACTACTCGG AAGCAGAGCAGTCAGAAGAGCAGCTGTATCAAGAAATATCAAAG gCGAATGTTATCTGTATAGTTTATTCAGTCAACAACAAGAAGTCCATTGAAAAG GTGACAAGCCACTGGATTCCCCTTATAAACGACAGAACAGACAAGGATAGCAG GGTACCACTGATCCTTGTGGGAAACAAGTCTGATCTGGTAGAacacagcagcatggagaccatTCTGCCTATCATGAACCAGTACCAGGATATTGAGACTTGTGTAGAG TGCTCTGCCAAAAACCTGAAGAACATATCTGAGCTGTTTTACTACGCCCAGAAGGCTGTTCTCCACCCGACGGGACCCCTTTACTGCcccgaggagaaggag CTGAAGGCGTCTTGCATCAAGGCTTTAACAAGAATCTTTAAAGTGTCGGACCTGGATAACGACGGCATCCTTAATGACAATGAGCTAAACTTTTTCCAG AGAACGTGTTTTAATACCCCACTGGCACCTCAGGCTTTAGAGGATGTCAAGAATGTTGTGAGGAGGAACATGAGCGATGGAGTCAAAGACAACGGGCTCACGCTCAAAG GCTTCCTGTTCCTGCACACCCTCTTCATACAGCGAGGTCGCCATGAGACCACGTGGACTGTGCTGAGGAGGTTTGGTTATGATGATGACCTGGAACTGACACAGGAATATCTGTTCCCCAT AATAAAGATCCCCCCCGACTGCACCACAGAGCTCAACCACAACGCTTACCTCTTCCTTCAGAGTGTTTTTGACAAGCATGACAAA GACAGAGACTGTGCGCTGTCGCCAGACGAGGTGAAAGACCTGTTCAAAGTGTTTCCGTACATGCCCTGGGGTCCAGACGTCAACAACACGGTTTGCACCAATGATCAGGGTTGGATCACGTACCAGGGCTACCTCTCCCAGTGGAC GTTAACGACGTATCTAGATGTGCAGCGAAGCTTGGAGTATTTAGGTTACCTGGGCTACTCCATCATCTATGAACAGGAGTCTCAGGCAGCTGCCATCACAG TGACCCGTAATAAGCGCATTGACCTGCAGAAGAAGCAGACCCAGCGCAGCGTCTTCCGCTGCAATGTGTTGGGTGCAAGGGGGAGTGGGAAGAGCGGCTTCCTGCAGGCCTTCCTGGGTAAAAACCTGCAG CGACAAAAGCGAATCAGAGAAGATCACAAGTCCTTCTATGCGATCAGCACGACCTACGTTTATGGTCAGGAGAAGTACTTGCTG CTCCATGAGGTGATGCCAGACTTCGACTTCCTGTCAGAGGCAGACCTCGCGTGCGACGTGGTCTGTCTGGTGTACGACGTCAACAATCCACGTTCTTTTGAATATTGCGCCAAAGTGTATAAG CAATACTTCATAGACAGCAAGACGCCGTGCGTGGTGATCGCTGGCAAGTCGGACCTGCACGAAGTACGGCAGCACTACAGCCTCTCGCCGCACGAGTTCTGCCGCAAGCACAAGCTCCACCCGCCCCAGCCTTTCACGTGCAACACCACCGACGCACCCAGCAAAGACCTCTACACTCGACTCACCACGATGGCCATGTATCC GCACATGGCGCAGGCGGACCTGAAGAACTCGACCTTCTGGCTGCGGGCGAGCGTCGGCGCCACCGTGTTCGCCGTGCTGGGCTTCGCCATGTACAGAGCGCTCCTCAAGCAGCGGTGA
- the LOC114860419 gene encoding uncharacterized protein LOC114860419 isoform X1: MSDGAKLLFEGFLEKRKDTLKMRWTTYWFRLQNSTLFFYTQKNGSASHLRGYYYIYSVQSVREVQKASGSRYMFEMILKNGKQKLLAAETAALRQEWVGHLWQAMLLSTSVVPRPDACEPRDRNSSVPARALGDSAMETLPARPLSAPAPLDRIREESWASAYAELSAGEEPTRRNTPLHQANSDRVHALPWFGELSSTECSQDGDYDVLPRRKRTQQPPGHDAWGELLVEFPVCVTSSDTDEADATEADEVVYDYPLSYRMNIRHQEETESIYDVPRSLLRLHVPAGSAAAEEDEPQEGIYWRV, from the exons ATGTCAGATGGAGcaaagctgctgtttgaagGCTTCTTAGAGAAAAGAAAGGACACTCTG AAGATGAGGTGGACGACCTACTGGTTCAGGCTTCAGAATTCAACTCTGTTCTTCTACACACAGAAGAACGGCAGCGCT TCACACTTAAGAGGCTATTACTACATCTATTCA GTGCAGTCCGTGCGAGAGGTCCAAAAGGCCAGCGGCAGTCGCTACATGTTTGAGATGATTCTGAAAAATGGAAAGCAAAAACTGTTG GCGGCGGAGACGGCGGCGCTCAGACAGGAGTGGGTGGGACACCTGTGGCAGGCCATGCTGCTCTCCACCTCCGTGGTCCCACG CCCCGACGCGTGCGAGCCGCGCGACAGGAACAGCAGCGTGCCCGCGCGCGCGCTCGGCGACAGCGCGATGGAGACGCTCCCCGCGCGGCCCCTGTCGGCCCCCGCGCCGCTGGACCGCATCCGCGAGGAGAGCTGGGCGTCCGCGTACGCGGAGCTGAGCGCCGGCGAGGAGCCCACGCGCCGAAACACGCCGCTCCACCAGGCAAACA GCGACCGCGTCCACGCGCTGCCGTGGTTCGGGGAGCTGAGCAGCACCGAGTGCAGCCAGGACGGAGACTACGACGTGTTGCCACGTAGAAAGCGTACGCAGCAGCCGCCTGGACATGACGCATGGGGTGAGCTGCTAGTTGAAttccctgtgtgtgtcacctCCTCAGACACGGACGAGGCAGACGCTACGGAAGCAGACGAGGTCGTGTACGACTACCCTCTGTCCTACAGGATGAACATCAGGCATCAAG AGGAAACGGAGAGCATCTACGACGTCCCGAGGTCTCTTCTGCGGCTGCACGTCCCCGCAG GCAGCGCCGCAGCGGAGGAGGATGAGCCTCAAGAGGGAATCTACTGGAGGGTCTGA
- the c8h17orf75 gene encoding protein Njmu-R1 yields MFTSQTSSFQDSIDVEERDDFDSDDISGYSQKIQLNCYYTIYLYQGTRSETTGENVAWNQRRADSTTSQDDFSLTLIDSSLPSEAEPELRTYISRRLSKGALLGGMGNIATVELSIPEQAVGCYCCLLEQEKSPEQPDADGNGYVICFMGGSEKGLNLFRLELDKYVQGLHSSLQTPELQNLETEVRPYLSRWYEESVLHIYRVVQLVQSNVSFLLHAALSHTHVEVINSDGRTKADVSRFIKAASLQGLSQQDTTTASLCKAMSEDAQSDLVIDCSSSPPTLSNTASNRFCDDWIQAFLNAAEHCNPFLLRQILENFKLKAIQDMNSLKRFVRQAEMSHYALFRCCQFLQGCGNGDVLLQNARAEHSDLPEACSIITVLEEFIREQAQAGV; encoded by the exons ATGTTTACCTCCCAAACATCTTCCTTCCAAGATTCAATTGACGTGGAAGAGAGGGACGACTTTGACAGCGACGACATCAGTGGATACAGCCAGAAGATTCAGCTGAACTGCTACTACACCATCTACCTCTACCAAGGCACCAG ATCTGAGACTACTGGGGAAAATGTGGCATGGAACCAGCGAAGAGCAGACTCCACTACCAGTCAGGATGACTTTAG CCTGACACTCATTGACAGTAGCCTGCCATCAGAGGCAGAACCCGAGCTGCGAACCTACATTTCTAGGAGGCTGAGCAAAGGAGCCCTGCTTGGAGGCATGGGCAACATCGCCACCGTGGAACTCAG CATCCCAGAACAGGCAGTGGGCTGCTACTGCTGCCTCCTGGAGCAGGAAAAGTCCCCTGAACAGCCTGATGCTGATGGAAATGGATATGTCATCTGCTTTATGGGGGGCTCTGAGAAAGGACTCAACTT ATTCAGATTAGAGCTTGATAAATATGTCCAAGGCCTGCACAGCAGCCTTCAAACCCCTGAG CTACAAAACCTTGAAACAGAGGTGCGTCCCTATCTGAGCCGTTGGTATGAGGAGTCTGTGTTGCACATTTATCGTGTGGTGCAGCTGGTCCAAAGCAACGTTAGCTTCCTGCTGCATGCA GCTCTGAGTCACACACATGTGGAAGTCATCAATTCAGATGGGAGGACTAAGGCTGACGTGTCCAG ATTCATTAAAGCAGCCAGTTTGCAGGGTCTGTCCCAGCAAGACACCACAACAGCCTCTCTGTGTAAGGCCATGTCAGAAGACGCGCAGTCTGACCTGGTCATAGACTGCTCCTCCAGCCCACCCACACTCTCCAACACTG CCAGTAATCGATTTTGTGATGACTGGATTCAGGCGTTTCTAAATGCAGCAGAACACTGTAATCCGTTCCTGCTTAGGCAGATTCTGGAAAACTTTAAGCTCAAG GCTATCCAGGATATGAATAGTCTGAAGCGCTTCGTGCGGCAGGCAGAGATGAGCCATTACGCCCTGTTCCGCTGCTGTCAGTTCCTACAGGGCTGCGGAAACGgcgatgtgctgctgcagaatgCGAGGGCAGAGCACAGTGACCTGCCTGAAGCCTGCAGCATCATCACTGTTCTGGAGGAGTTCATCAGGGAACAGGCCCAGGCCGGAGTTTAG
- the rhot1a gene encoding mitochondrial Rho GTPase 1-A isoform X1, whose amino-acid sequence MRKDVRILLVGEPKVGKTSLIMSLVSEEFPDEVPLRAEEITIPADVTPERVPTHIVDYSEAEQSEEQLYQEISKANVICIVYSVNNKKSIEKVTSHWIPLINDRTDKDSRVPLILVGNKSDLVEHSSMETILPIMNQYQDIETCVECSAKNLKNISELFYYAQKAVLHPTGPLYCPEEKELKASCIKALTRIFKVSDLDNDGILNDNELNFFQRTCFNTPLAPQALEDVKNVVRRNMSDGVKDNGLTLKGFLFLHTLFIQRGRHETTWTVLRRFGYDDDLELTQEYLFPIIKIPPDCTTELNHNAYLFLQSVFDKHDKDRDCALSPDEVKDLFKVFPYMPWGPDVNNTVCTNDQGWITYQGYLSQWTLTTYLDVQRSLEYLGYLGYSIIYEQESQAAAITVTRNKRIDLQKKQTQRSVFRCNVLGARGSGKSGFLQAFLGKNLQRQKRIREDHKSFYAISTTYVYGQEKYLLLHEVMPDFDFLSEADLACDVVCLVYDVNNPRSFEYCAKVYKQYFIDSKTPCVVIAGKSDLHEVRQHYSLSPHEFCRKHKLHPPQPFTCNTTDAPSKDLYTRLTTMAMYPHARLRCMCTCNRCSYCLCQNLLKLELLRSIKAQLRRVVFNRHMAQADLKNSTFWLRASVGATVFAVLGFAMYRALLKQR is encoded by the exons ATGAGGAAAGACGTCAGGATATTGCTGGTCGGGGAAC CCAAAGTGGGGAAGACATCACTGATTATGTCTCTTGTCAGTGAAGAGTTTCCTGATGAG GTTCCTCTTCGAGCTGAGGAAATTACTATTCCAGCTGATGTCACCCCAGAGAGGGTTCCCACTCACATTGTGGACTACTCGG AAGCAGAGCAGTCAGAAGAGCAGCTGTATCAAGAAATATCAAAG gCGAATGTTATCTGTATAGTTTATTCAGTCAACAACAAGAAGTCCATTGAAAAG GTGACAAGCCACTGGATTCCCCTTATAAACGACAGAACAGACAAGGATAGCAG GGTACCACTGATCCTTGTGGGAAACAAGTCTGATCTGGTAGAacacagcagcatggagaccatTCTGCCTATCATGAACCAGTACCAGGATATTGAGACTTGTGTAGAG TGCTCTGCCAAAAACCTGAAGAACATATCTGAGCTGTTTTACTACGCCCAGAAGGCTGTTCTCCACCCGACGGGACCCCTTTACTGCcccgaggagaaggag CTGAAGGCGTCTTGCATCAAGGCTTTAACAAGAATCTTTAAAGTGTCGGACCTGGATAACGACGGCATCCTTAATGACAATGAGCTAAACTTTTTCCAG AGAACGTGTTTTAATACCCCACTGGCACCTCAGGCTTTAGAGGATGTCAAGAATGTTGTGAGGAGGAACATGAGCGATGGAGTCAAAGACAACGGGCTCACGCTCAAAG GCTTCCTGTTCCTGCACACCCTCTTCATACAGCGAGGTCGCCATGAGACCACGTGGACTGTGCTGAGGAGGTTTGGTTATGATGATGACCTGGAACTGACACAGGAATATCTGTTCCCCAT AATAAAGATCCCCCCCGACTGCACCACAGAGCTCAACCACAACGCTTACCTCTTCCTTCAGAGTGTTTTTGACAAGCATGACAAA GACAGAGACTGTGCGCTGTCGCCAGACGAGGTGAAAGACCTGTTCAAAGTGTTTCCGTACATGCCCTGGGGTCCAGACGTCAACAACACGGTTTGCACCAATGATCAGGGTTGGATCACGTACCAGGGCTACCTCTCCCAGTGGAC GTTAACGACGTATCTAGATGTGCAGCGAAGCTTGGAGTATTTAGGTTACCTGGGCTACTCCATCATCTATGAACAGGAGTCTCAGGCAGCTGCCATCACAG TGACCCGTAATAAGCGCATTGACCTGCAGAAGAAGCAGACCCAGCGCAGCGTCTTCCGCTGCAATGTGTTGGGTGCAAGGGGGAGTGGGAAGAGCGGCTTCCTGCAGGCCTTCCTGGGTAAAAACCTGCAG CGACAAAAGCGAATCAGAGAAGATCACAAGTCCTTCTATGCGATCAGCACGACCTACGTTTATGGTCAGGAGAAGTACTTGCTG CTCCATGAGGTGATGCCAGACTTCGACTTCCTGTCAGAGGCAGACCTCGCGTGCGACGTGGTCTGTCTGGTGTACGACGTCAACAATCCACGTTCTTTTGAATATTGCGCCAAAGTGTATAAG CAATACTTCATAGACAGCAAGACGCCGTGCGTGGTGATCGCTGGCAAGTCGGACCTGCACGAAGTACGGCAGCACTACAGCCTCTCGCCGCACGAGTTCTGCCGCAAGCACAAGCTCCACCCGCCCCAGCCTTTCACGTGCAACACCACCGACGCACCCAGCAAAGACCTCTACACTCGACTCACCACGATGGCCATGTATCC CCACGCCCGTCTCCGCTGCATGTGTACCTGCAACAGGTGTTCGTATTGCCTGTGTCAGAACCTCCTCAAGTTGGAGCTGCTGCGCAGCATTAAGGCCCAGCTCCGCAGGGTCGTTTTCAACAG GCACATGGCGCAGGCGGACCTGAAGAACTCGACCTTCTGGCTGCGGGCGAGCGTCGGCGCCACCGTGTTCGCCGTGCTGGGCTTCGCCATGTACAGAGCGCTCCTCAAGCAGCGGTGA
- the LOC114859781 gene encoding BUB3-interacting and GLEBS motif-containing protein ZNF207-like: MGRKKKKQMKPWCWYCNRDFDDEKILIQHQKAKHFKCHICHKKLYTGPGLAIHCMQVHKETIDGVPNALPGRTDIELEIYGMEGIPEKDMDERRRVLEQKNQDTQKKKQNQDDSDEYDDDDDEPGTSFQQPVAAHPQPGYIHHLAQPGLPSGSGVAGMPPGCYSGIPSMMAGVPSMIPGMPPVMPGLPPGMIPMGAMMPPGPGMPPMMPSVPPGMPPPMGNRAGIVHMPQVPPVIHAQTRPAIPVATAASAQPDVTKPLSPSAGQSQHPVAGSPHAPASTSSDPSEATFPAYNQSTAAVLSPSAGINTGLKPPSTVTSKPATLTTSNATSKLIHPDEDTSLEELRAQLPRYQHSISHQSQATSAAPSAGPVSGMMASQQPSVRHAIPGQYGDPPQGMPGYIPGGMTAYGQASSVVPPGYQGAPTGPPMGMRPPVMSPGARY; the protein is encoded by the exons AtgggaagaaagaagaaaaagcaaatgaaaccTTGGTGCTG GTACTGTAACAGAGATTTTGACGATGAAAAGATTCTCATTCAGCACCAGAAGGCCAAACATTTCAAGTGTCACATCTGTCATAAAAAGCTGTACACTGGTCCTGGGCTCGCAATCCACTGTATGCAG GTACACAAAGAGACTATCGATGGCGTTCCTAATGCGTTGCCTGGAAGGACAGACATTGAACTGGAAATCTACGGCATGGAGGGTATTCCAGAGAAAGACATGGACGAGAGACGGAGGGTGCTAGAGCAAAAGAACCAAG ACactcagaaaaaaaagcagaaccAGGATGATTCGGATGAgtatgacgacgatgatgatgagcCCGGTACCTCCTTCCAGCAGCCGGTCGCAGCCCACCCACAGCCGGGCTACATCCACCATTTGGCCCAGCCTGGCTTGCCTTCTGGCTCTGGTGTTGCAGGCATGCCACCGGGATGCTACTCAG GAATTCCCTCAATGATGGCAGGTGTGCCATCAATGATACCGGGAATGCCCCCTGTAATGCCAGGGCTTCCTCCAGG AATGATACCAATGGGTGCAATGATGCCTCCAGGTCCAGGGATGCCTCCAATGATGCCAAGTGTACCACCAG GCATGCCTCCTCCAATGGGCAATCGTGCAGGCATAGTACATATGCCTCAGGTCCCCCCTGTTATACATGCGCAAACCAGACCTGCCATTCCGGTTGCCACTGCTGCCTCAGCACAGCCTGATGTCACAAAACCTCTGTCCCCTAGTGCCGGGCAG AGTCAACACCCTGTCGCTGGCTCCCCCCACGCCCCCGCCTCTACCTCGTCTGACCCCTCAGAGGCCACATTCCCAGCCTACAATCAGTCCACTGCAGCTGTGCTCAGCCCCAGTGCTGGCATCAATACAGGTCTTAAACCCCCCTCTACAGTGACCAGTAAGCCTGCCACCCTCACCACCTCTAATGCAACCAGTAAGTTGATCCACCCTGATGAGGATACCTCGCTG gaaGAGTTGCGAGCTCAGTTGCCTAGGTACCAGCACAGTATTTCCCACCAGTCCCAGGCCACCAGTGCAGCCCCATCAGCGGGCCCCGTGAGTGGAATGATGGCTTCTCAGCAACCCAGCGTGAGGCATGCAATACCTG gcCAGTATGGGGATCCACCACAGGGGATGCCGGGCTACATACCAGGAGGCATGACTGCATATGGACAGGCCTCTTCTGTGGTTCCTCCAGGGTATCAGGGAGCCCCTACGGGGCCACCCATGGGTATGAGACCCCCTGTCATGTCTCCTGGAGCCCGTTACTGA
- the LOC114860419 gene encoding uncharacterized protein LOC114860419 isoform X2 gives MSDGAKLLFEGFLEKRKDTLKMRWTTYWFRLQNSTLFFYTQKNGSASHLRGYYYIYSVQSVREVQKASGSRYMFEMILKNGKQKLLAAETAALRQEWVGHLWQAMLLSTSVVPRPDACEPRDRNSSVPARALGDSAMETLPARPLSAPAPLDRIREESWASAYAELSAGEEPTRRNTPLHQANSDRVHALPWFGELSSTECSQDGDYDVLPRRKHTDEADATEADEVVYDYPLSYRMNIRHQEETESIYDVPRSLLRLHVPAGSAAAEEDEPQEGIYWRV, from the exons ATGTCAGATGGAGcaaagctgctgtttgaagGCTTCTTAGAGAAAAGAAAGGACACTCTG AAGATGAGGTGGACGACCTACTGGTTCAGGCTTCAGAATTCAACTCTGTTCTTCTACACACAGAAGAACGGCAGCGCT TCACACTTAAGAGGCTATTACTACATCTATTCA GTGCAGTCCGTGCGAGAGGTCCAAAAGGCCAGCGGCAGTCGCTACATGTTTGAGATGATTCTGAAAAATGGAAAGCAAAAACTGTTG GCGGCGGAGACGGCGGCGCTCAGACAGGAGTGGGTGGGACACCTGTGGCAGGCCATGCTGCTCTCCACCTCCGTGGTCCCACG CCCCGACGCGTGCGAGCCGCGCGACAGGAACAGCAGCGTGCCCGCGCGCGCGCTCGGCGACAGCGCGATGGAGACGCTCCCCGCGCGGCCCCTGTCGGCCCCCGCGCCGCTGGACCGCATCCGCGAGGAGAGCTGGGCGTCCGCGTACGCGGAGCTGAGCGCCGGCGAGGAGCCCACGCGCCGAAACACGCCGCTCCACCAGGCAAACA GCGACCGCGTCCACGCGCTGCCGTGGTTCGGGGAGCTGAGCAGCACCGAGTGCAGCCAGGACGGAGACTACGACGTGTTGCCACGTAGAAAGC ACACGGACGAGGCAGACGCTACGGAAGCAGACGAGGTCGTGTACGACTACCCTCTGTCCTACAGGATGAACATCAGGCATCAAG AGGAAACGGAGAGCATCTACGACGTCCCGAGGTCTCTTCTGCGGCTGCACGTCCCCGCAG GCAGCGCCGCAGCGGAGGAGGATGAGCCTCAAGAGGGAATCTACTGGAGGGTCTGA